A window of the Deltaproteobacteria bacterium genome harbors these coding sequences:
- a CDS encoding YkgJ family cysteine cluster protein encodes MIDQALMHPIPGGRFNFACHHTIPCFTKCCAKLDLILTPYDVIRLKTRLNLSSKVFLRRYTTSYVAEEYGAPLVKLKMNEDKDRKCPFVGPQGCSVYEDRPGACRMYPVGRAASKIPGMAKAGEYYFLVKEAHCLGFQQKKEWTIDEWLEDQGLSIYNTMNDLFLDVTAGIQPNIMKSLNEKQIGMFYMACYNLDEFRKFIFSTTFLDRFDVEPDVVTRIKTDDIELLRFACSWLRFALFGENTIATKPDLSPQPARTSR; translated from the coding sequence ATGATAGACCAAGCACTGATGCACCCCATACCGGGCGGACGGTTCAACTTCGCCTGTCACCATACAATACCCTGCTTTACGAAATGTTGTGCCAAGCTCGATTTGATCCTCACGCCGTACGACGTAATTCGTCTGAAAACCAGGCTCAATCTCTCATCAAAGGTTTTCCTCCGTCGTTACACCACCTCTTATGTGGCTGAGGAATATGGAGCCCCACTCGTCAAGCTCAAGATGAACGAAGACAAGGATCGCAAGTGTCCTTTTGTAGGGCCACAAGGCTGCTCCGTCTATGAAGATCGACCCGGAGCCTGTCGCATGTACCCAGTAGGACGGGCCGCCTCAAAGATTCCCGGAATGGCCAAGGCGGGAGAATATTATTTCCTGGTAAAAGAAGCACACTGCCTCGGCTTCCAGCAAAAGAAGGAATGGACCATTGATGAATGGCTCGAAGATCAGGGCTTGTCTATCTACAATACCATGAATGATCTTTTTCTGGATGTCACTGCAGGCATACAGCCAAATATTATGAAGAGTCTCAACGAAAAGCAAATAGGGATGTTCTATATGGCCTGTTACAACCTGGATGAATTCAGGAAGTTCATATTCTCCACCACATTCCTCGATCGCTTTGATGTTGAGCCCGATGTGGTTACCCGCATTAAAACGGACGACATCGAATTGTTGCGCTTTGCCTGCAGCTGGCTGCGCTTCGCCCTTTTCGGGGAAAATACTATTGCAACCAAGCCGGACTTGAGTCCACAACCGGCTCGTACTAGTCGATAA
- a CDS encoding ogr/Delta-like zinc finger family protein, translated as MAKGKTPVCPHCGQEMKKWRVPLQSTWPNEFFYVCFNDECPYFVRGWEIMWEQQQTKASYRCKLDPDTGKCDPIPVWSYEALKDNIID; from the coding sequence GTGGCAAAAGGAAAAACTCCTGTGTGCCCCCATTGTGGGCAGGAGATGAAAAAATGGAGAGTTCCCCTGCAATCTACCTGGCCCAATGAGTTTTTTTATGTATGCTTCAATGACGAATGCCCTTATTTTGTTCGGGGCTGGGAAATCATGTGGGAACAACAACAAACAAAGGCCTCGTATCGGTGTAAGCTGGATCCAGACACCGGCAAATGTGATCCGATTCCGGTTTGGTCGTACGAGGCCCTGAAAGACAATATTATCGACTAG